The following is a genomic window from Micropterus dolomieu isolate WLL.071019.BEF.003 ecotype Adirondacks linkage group LG12, ASM2129224v1, whole genome shotgun sequence.
CAAAATCTAAAATATCACCTGAACAAAGAAACATAAAGAGCAGTCTGATATAATGGAGCATGTATCATGGTCAAGGAAACTGCCTGCATGCAGCATCAATTCAcacaaaatttaattgaatttattgaaggatagccccttgagatgcagcatctcattttcaagggcgtcctataacacaaatatataatGAACAACTACAAAACATTACGAAACTACAtacaatacacatacacatatataactCGCACACCCACTCTTACCCACACCAACCACACCAACACCCTCAGTTAATCCAAGGAAAAGTAACAAGTTAAAACAATCCCATAACTTCAattataacaaatgaaaatcaaCTATCATTCAACCCAAAAGCAAATCAAATTATGTTGTTATATGAGTGGATATGGAACTCTACAAGAAACTAAAAATTGTTTCAAGTGTGGAGGACAGCAAAAAtaaccacattttaaaataaactttatccATTGAAATTCCCCTCTTGCTTTAGGCTGTAAACAGTTAAGCGTCTCATACTTAGAGCAGTGATGAGACGCTTGTTGTTAAATGAACACCTCAAGACAAATCTAcaaagacaattaaaaacaacattaagaGGCCTAAGATTGGTGTCAGTGATGTTCATATAGATAATACCAAGATAATCAATAATCAGCAGTACCATCtgagaaaaaataattttcctgGCTTGAAATGTAAAACAGTGTATTGATAGGTAAAGAGAACTTAAACAGCCATAGATTTATTTATAAGGAAGCCCATATGTAATTTGAAACTGAGTCCAGGGTCAATCCAAAAACCAAGATATGTAAATTGATCCTCTTCATCCACGAGAGACCCATATTCAAAGTTAATATACATGTGTAAAGTACTAAGACGATTGCTCCTTGTTCTGAACAGCACATTAcagacttgtttttatttattaccaatttattcatGTGAAGCCAGTTTTGAACCAAATTAAAATCCGCTTGTAAGGAgtcttgtatttttatttatctctgAGTCCGAGGCGTAAATAACTGTATAGTCAGCATACAGATGCACTGAGCAATTTTTTACAGATTTTGGAGAAATCATTGACGATAGAAAAAAGGAGGGGTCCCCAAGTGGATCCTCGGGGGACTCTCTTCTCAAGCAGTAAAtaatctgaatgaatgaacactTAATGAATCTTTCTTCAAGACCGTCAGGACCTGCACTGCTATTTTCTTTTAACCCACAAATGACATGAAAaacctgcgatggactggcgacctgtccagggtgtaccccgcctttcgcccaatgtcagctgggatggactccagcccccccacgaccctgtacacaggataagcggttgacaatggatggatgaatgacaTGAAAAACATCAATAGGCATGACTGATCTAAAACAGAATGCACCAGTAGAGAAGATCATGCTGGAAGAACTAGCTGTATCATTGGAGTCTACGATTTTTGAACTACTAAGAAAAATGCTGATTGAAAGTACTGGAAATAAGCGAAGGATCAAAAATGGCATTATCAATTTGATTtgagtttttgttatttttactgAGTATATGGTTCAAATGATTCCAGAATTTTCTGGGATTTTGAAAGTCCTGTGAAAAGCCATCTCTATAATTAAGCAATAGCTCATGACAGGCCGTGGTATACCCTTACCCATGCCTGTCAGCCATGTCTTGTTTAccctgtgttttgattttgatttctcGGGCTTTTGGtttcattcatccattcatttattttcatgtcttagtgttacTCCTGGACTGTGTAGGTTGTTGTTTTACCCAGGTCTGCTCTtagttctgtctgtgttccttgttggtggtAGTTTACTTGTGATCTGTTTGCTtgtgtctgttcccccagtaacTTTCCAGTCAATTGCGTGTAAGCCTGTTACCTGTTCTCATTTGGTTTAAATACCCTGAACTGAGTCTGCTCTcggtgtcttgcatttgggctctcacctcctctgctaacagacgcactacaatttgactttatttcatcagcagacatttctttatgaatacaaaagcAGTTCTACCAGGGATTTATTTATCTCAGTTGGTAAAATTTGATCTGTGTCAGAtcgcattttaataccaggtgtaaaggGGGCGTGAGACCACCACGAAGCTACCTTAAATGATGATGTGCTTTCTTTTCCTGCGATATCTGCTCATGCTGAaatatatcatatcatattaATAGAGCTGATCAcatgttatttatatattttgttttcaccTGTGGACTATAAGATATTCGCCTGTGACTTGTTGTTCGGTttgatttgtcttttttgaGATCTGAGACCTTTCACCTGCAGATGGTCGGTTTCTGTATCAGCAGCAGGTCAGTATGAATTAATCTCTGTGAGGACTTTATATTTTCTACAGATTATGAAACGAAAAACAAcgacagcaacaacaacaacagcaacaagaagTGCGCCAAGTAACAGATCAACGACTAGTCCGACATTTTCTCTGCTATGAAGGAAACTCCTGTTTCCTTCTGCTTTTCTTACATCCTTGTTTCCTCCATCTATTCCATCTCCTTCCTTGTCTCCCCCCTCCTGGTCGCCTCCCTGCTTGTCTCCTTCCTCTTTATTTCCTCCTTTCTTGTCTCCGCCATCAGTGATTActccctccttgtctcctccttCCTTGTCTCCCCCCTCCTGGTCGCCTCCCTGCTTGTCTCCTTCCTCTTTATTTCCTCCTTTCATGTCTCCGCCATCAGTGATTActccctccttgtctcctccttCCTTGTCTCCCCCCTCCTGGTCACCTCCCTGCTTGTCTCCTTCCTCTTTATTTCCTCCTTTCTTGTCTCCGCCATCAGTGTTTActccctccttgtctcctccttCCTTGTCTCCCCCCTCCTGGTCACCTCCCTGCTTGTCTCCTTCCTCTTTATTTCCTCCTTTCTGGTCTCCGCCATGAGTGTTTACTGGCTCTTTGTCTCCTCCCTTTTTGTCTCCTCCTTTCTTGTCTCCGCCATCAGTGTTTActccctccttgtctcctccccccttgtctcctccctccttgtctcctccctccttgtGTCCAGCTGTGTGacctgcagagcagaaacaggTGTGAGGTATCAGCTGTCAGCAGGTGAACAGAATGTCAGACATTATCTACTGCACTTTGATCACATGACTCGTAGCAGCTGTTTCCTCTAAAGTCTCATCAGCAACATctttctaaaacacaaacatctgatcTGTGATGTTTCTCAGCTCAACTACCAGGAAGCAGcttcacctgagagacaaagagacactctgagctctacacactcacctgagagacaaagagacactctgagctctacacgctgacctgagagacaaagagacactctgagctctacacgctcacctgagagacaaagagacactctgagctctacacgctgacctgagagacaaagagacactctgagctctacacgctgacctgagagacaaagagacactctaaGCTCTACacgctgacctgagagacaaagagacactctgagctctacacgctgacctgagagacaaagagacactctgagctctacacgctcacctgagagacaaagagacactctgagctctacacgctgacCTGANNNNNNNNNNNNNNNNNNNNNNNNNNNNNNNNNNNNNNNNNNNNNNNNNNNNNNNNNNNNNNNNNNNNNNNNNNNNNNNNNNNNNNNNNNNNNNNNNNNNGCGGTTCAACCAGACTAAACAAGGTGGTGTGAACACACCTGACAAATGTTTTTGACAAACCACAAAATCATTTttagagaggaacagagaattGTGTATAAAATACGTATAAATTACGTTAGAGAACTTCTGTAAGCTCACTGGTTGTAATGTGTTGTATTTGTATCTTTTCTGATTTTAACTGATTACATTTAAATCACTTTCCTTTAtctgtctttcctttttttcctcccaggaaggagaagcaggaaaagaaggagaggaaggagaaaaaacagaaggagaaagaagagaaggaaaaggagaaagagaaggaaaaagagaaagagaaggaaaaggagaaagagaagaaggctAAAGAGGAGGCGTAGGTTTGGTTTATTGGGATCCAGTTAGATATTGGAGGCTTTGTTTTCATAAATCAATGTGGCTGCAGTTTACTGTAATGAATTACTTAGTATTGAGACTGTATGGATAGACTTCCACAATCCACACAATCATTCATGTAGCAAATAAAAGTCATAATTCATTATTGTGTATGTGCCTAGTCCTAAGGAGATCGAAGTGGTTGATCCGGCAGGTAACACCTACTACTACTGGCTGTTTATTATCACCATCCCCGTCATGTACAACTGGACCCTGATCATAgccaggtaacacacacatacacaataatCTTTTCCATTGACTACATTCAGTTTCCAACAACTTAACCTAACTTTTACCAAAACCTAACTGTACCCCAACCTTTACCATAAGTTAAAGCTGTGGTGACAGACCTTCTAGTGGTCCAAACAATGGTCCAAACAATGTCAGTGAGCTTCCAGTTTGTCCCTACAATGTCAGTGAGCTTCCAGTTTGTCCCTACAAAGTCATTGAGCTACCAGTTGTCCCTAAAATGTCAGTGTGCTACCAGTTTGCCCCTACACTGTCAGTGAGCTTCCAGTTTGTCCAAACCCAGATCTGTGAGCTTCCAGTTTGTCCCTACAAAGTCATTGAGCTACCAGTTGTCCCTAAAATGTCAGTGTGCTACCAGTTTGTCCCTACAATGTCAGTGAGCTTCCAGTTTGTCCCTACACTGTCAGTGAGCTTCCAGTTTGTCCAAACCCAGATCTGTGAGCTTCCAGTTTGTCCCTACAATGTCAGTGAGCTTCCAGTTTGTCCAAATAAGGTCAGTGAGCTTCCAGTTTGTCCCTACTATGTCAGTGAGCTACCAGTTTGTCCCTACAATGTCAGTGAGCTTCCAGTTTGTCCAAATAAGGTCAGTGGGCTACCAGTTTGTCCCTACAATGTCAGTGAGCTTCCAGTTTGTCCAAATAAGGTCAGTGGGCCACCAGTTTGTTCCTACAATGTCAGTGAGCTTCCAGTTTGTCCAAATAAGGTCAGTGAGCTACCAGTTTGTCCATACAATGTCAGTGAGCTTCCAGTTTGTCCAAATAAGGTCAGTGGGCCACCAGTTTGTTCCTACAATGTCAGTGAGCTTCCAGTTTGTCCAAACAACGTCAGTGAGCTACCAGTTTTGAGTCCCAATAATATCAGTTGGTTGGATTCCTGCAGAACCCCGGTTTGGGTCCTCCTAGGTTTTTATCCCCAGTGGGAATGAGCTCCCTAGTTTTTTGTTCCAGCAATCCCAAGTTTTGGTCCTCATTTTGTCAGATAGTATTAGGTTACTTTATAAGTaatacatgtgtgttttgtgtgtttcagggcaTGTTTTGAGGAGCTACAGACGGACTATCTTGTCTGGTGGTTCATCCTGGACTTTATCTCTGACCTCACCTACATCGCTGACATGATCTTCAGAACAAGGACCGGTCcgaaggcacacacacaaacacaccaacagaTTGTTTGACGTACTGATGCATTACTATTGACATACATGGATAAATGacccaagtgtgtgtgtgcaggttacCTGGAGCAGGGTCTACTGGTGAAGGATGAGCAGAAACTGCGCGAGCGCTACATTAAAAGCTTCCAGTTCAAACTGGACCTGATCTCCATGATTCCCACCGACGTGATGTACCTCGTAATCGGCATCACCTACCCCGAGATCCGCCTCAACAAGCTCTTCAGGTTCAACaggtacaaatacacacacataaaacattaaGTGCTTTATCAAATCATTGGTGCCCACTCATTTGGTACATCAGTAGCCAAAGGAGTACTCTGataatttatttaagtaaaagggaaatactaaaatgtaaaattagttAAAATGAATTCCTGCAGTAAAAGCATTTCAACACAATCCAACCAAGAGTTTAGATTTTTCAGTCGGTactaaagtggtggaccgacatAGAGCCGCTCTGCTAACATGACTAAATACTAATATTTTAACATGTCATTTAAAATTCTACACATACTTGAACAACAATGCAGACAAATTGCTGAGCttgatatgtttttttatcacacctttattttaccaggcaaggCCCGGCAGGAGACAAAGGGCTCCTGTACtggcattaaataaaataacataaacagacagaaggcgcaggacaacaacacaatcACCCAgaaaccaaataataataaaacaacgtGTCCTAAGCACAACAagatctttttgtttgtttcaggatGCTGGAGTTCTTCCAGAGGACGGAGACCAGGACTAACTACCCCAACGCTCTCCGTATCTCCAACCTCGTCATGtacatcgtcatcatcatccacTGGAATGCCTGCCTCTACTACTCCTTCTCCAAGGCCATCGGTGAGGTTGCTGGTTTGAATCCTGACTCCGGTTGTTTCATCGCTGGTTACTGTATAAAAGCCTCTGACACCTTGTGTTGTCCCTTTGCTCCAGGTTTTGGTTCCGACAGGTTTGTGTACCCTGACCCGGCAGATCCAGAGTTTGGTCGTCTGGTGAGGAAGTACGCCTACAGTATGTACTGGTCCACGCTGACGCTCACCACCATTGGAGAAACTCCGCCCCCCGTTGAGAACTCCGAGTACTTCTTTGTCGTCACTGACTTCCTGGTGGGTGTGGCTTAAAGAATAGTTTATTTGGTTTTATTGGTGCCGTTTTATTGGTACCGATGCAAAGACTTTCTGTATTCATagcataataaaacattttctaaatggTAATTAGTAATacttatttaataaaacatgctAAATTACCAAGTGGATCAGCAGCCACACATAAACCTACAGTCCAAAATTACTAAAGCAGGAAAGCCACGTCTACGAGGCTAAGAATCTGACCAGATGTTTAACAGCTTTCAAACACGGGCCTACAAACACATTTGGTTCTTAAAAGGTCCTGAGGTTCAATTTCCAGCTCTTCTTTTGCAGCTTTACTCTGACATGAAATATTTCAATTCCACAATGTTCATTAAATTTGtattacaacatttctacaaataTTGGTCCACTTGCAAAAGTagatgaggttttgatgtttGTACATTGTAGCAGGTCAGAATACTTGTGAATTTGTTTAGACAGCGGTGTCACTTCTAAACAGATGTGGAATGCACCTAAATATTTTACTCAAATACTCTTTAGTTTactctttattttattgtattttaattttatgctTATATCTGAAATAAGCATGTCTGTGTCTTGAGCACTGTCAACCATCATGTCAGTTCTTTATTCTCCTGCTGCTCCACCTTAAAACACTTGTTCATCATTAAAGGAGATTAATATTGTCCTCACCTTTGTTTGTTGTATAAACTGCTTTGGCATTTTTCATACAGTTGCATACACAGCAGATGTACCACACTAAAAAGTAtatgataatatttctgttctgttctcctTCAGGTGGGCGTGTTGATCTTTGCCACCATCGTCGGTAACGTTGGTTCGATGATCACCAACATGAACGCTGCCAGAGCCGACTTCCAGGCTCGCATCGACGCCATCAAACAGTACATGAGCTTCCGAAAGGTGACATACTTAGTGAGGAGGTTATGTTTCAGTGCACGTGGTGCACAAAATTGTTTTAAGAAAAGTCATTAAAATAAAACGTCTCGCAGGGATGAACATCACACTTTTTAATTGCATTCATTTGATTAACTTCATTTGgcagaagcttttatccaaagcaagcTACATCTGTTCTCCTGCATACAAACATCTTCTCACATCGCCACAGGTTTGACCTTTAACCCCTGCTCCACCTCTGTGCCCCCCCCCTCCAGGTAACTAAGGACCTGGAGAAGCGAGTGATCAAGTGGTTTGACTTCCTGTGGACCAATAAGAAAGCAGTGGATGAGAGGGAGGTGTTGAAGTACCTGCCTGACAAACTGAGAGCCGAGATTGCCATCAACGTCCACCTGGACACCCTCAAGAAGGTCTACACACACCTAACAACACTCCTCATTAAAAATCGATTGACAGAAAAAACAGCAGGGTTTCTGTTTTGTGTCGGCGTGCAGGTTCGTATCTTTGCAGACTGCGAGGCCGgtctgttggtggagctggTGCTGAAGCTGCAACCTCAAGTCTACAGTCCAGGAGATTACATCTGTAAGAAAGGCGACATTGGCAGAGAGATGTACATCATCAAGGAGGGAAAACTCGCTGTTGTTGCTGACGACGGTATCACGCAGTTTGTCGTCCTGAGTGACGGAAGCTACTTTGGCGAGATCAGCATCCTGGCTATTAAAGGTAAACTGACGTTGGTTATTGCGTTAAGACATTAAGACATTTACAAAACATGCTCAGAAAAGTGGGACTTTGTACTCTGACAAGATTTTGATGAGTCATGTCCCAAAAGTTTCCTCCAAACCTCTCCGCAGCCCCATCGATCAAGAGCGCCATCTAAAAGGAGATTATACGTGTGGTCCTCGATTTGTCCACTCCAAAGGGATGACCGTGTTGCTCTGGATGTGGAGCTAGACggctgtttgctaacatgttagcatcaACTGATGTTTAAGACAGTGGTCCTCACGCCCCCCTTCACAAGCCAAAAAAGTATATCATATTCATGCATCTTTAGGTGTGCTCAACATCCACGACCCCCCTTAAGTGGCTCTAACTGCCCCCAGGGGGGCCCGCCACTCAGTTTTAGAGCCATTGGTTTAAGGTGACAATATGTCAGAgctttgcatttgttttggatGCACATCTTGCCGTTTTACCGCCACTTTTGGAATCCTGAGACCCAGGGCCAGccctgacagtgttggagccctAGGTGAGATTTGAAATTTGGTGCACCCAGTCCTAAAAAGTCCACCACAGTTGTTGGGGTCATCACTCCTCAGGAATTGTTAAAAAAGttcatgctccgtatttgtaatCAAAgctcttttacactacatctgcattcaccattcacacacattcatacactggcggaacagccgccaggggcaattcagggttcagtatcttgcccaaggacacttcgacatgcagcctgggggaggcAGGGAtggaaccgccgaccttccaattaacgacCAACCCGTTAatctaccccctgagccacagtcgcCCCAGTTCAGAagccaaactcacaattttattattatagatgACCTGTcaagtcaataatcatggtcAGTAATGAAGAAGTGTGATCAGCCTCCACATCATGGCCTAAATTGGGAATGTGTCCTCCCATAAACTGTGTGTCGGCACAGATACTATTTTCTTGCATTGTAGTAAATTTATGGGGTAATTTTCCTGAAATGCAAGAGCACTGGTTTAGATTCAAAGGTGGTGGGGAAAGATGAAGAGGATTAAGCATTAAATACTTAATTTCCTGCCTTTATGGTGTGCAGAAATGTcttaaagggaaacacaatattcaggcagcaggtgacaattcaaaatataaagaaatattaGACTATAATgctgtaaggctctcaggcattctgtagctaatgctttaaatgtgtttctcctgtagattaACTTTTCTAATTTAGTAAAacccctgctgagtcagcacactcTCCTCTTTTCAGtctctgtttggggaagtaacctctttaaatgtgcatgtggcaccttttcacctctatgataaattaattaattttaattcagttagaaactcctggactttaatagctcctgtgtttcagcaggatTTCTGcgcattcagaatctctcccacatatcaaAAAATATTATAGGACCAACGTCataatttaatgagaattcataatatttttatctctacctgccctatagcctactctgctgtgcattacacTATTGCTCCGCTGTTAAACAGGCTATCCCCTTTAGACCGTATGACGGACACATTTAGGgactgcatgctgcatgtgaaaccgaaacccactgaaaacactgatcaggcagaaatctcaccacaaattcacacacatgttaacttcaacATCTCTGATAAAGGGCAGCTCACAGTCCGGAACAGAGCAAGGCTCAGGTTGTTATTGATTTCTAACAGTCTATCTTGTTCTTTAACAGGCAGTAAGGCAGGAAACAGGAGGACAGCCAACATCAGGAG
Proteins encoded in this region:
- the cnga1b gene encoding cyclic nucleotide-gated channel rod photoreceptor subunit alpha, whose amino-acid sequence is MTDLKQNAPVEKIMLEELAVSLESTIFELLRKMLIENYETKNNDSNNNNSNKKKEKQEKKERKEKKQKEKEEKEKEKEKEKEKEKEKEKEKKAKEEAPKEIEVVDPAGNTYYYWLFIITIPVMYNWTLIIARACFEELQTDYLVWWFILDFISDLTYIADMIFRTRTGYLEQGLLVKDEQKLRERYIKSFQFKLDLISMIPTDVMYLVIGITYPEIRLNKLFRFNRMLEFFQRTETRTNYPNALRISNLVMYIVIIIHWNACLYYSFSKAIGFGSDRFVYPDPADPEFGRLVRKYAYSMYWSTLTLTTIGETPPPVENSEYFFVVTDFLVGVLIFATIVGNVGSMITNMNAARADFQARIDAIKQYMSFRKVTKDLEKRVIKWFDFLWTNKKAVDEREVLKYLPDKLRAEIAINVHLDTLKKVRIFADCEAGLLVELVLKLQPQVYSPGDYICKKGDIGREMYIIKEGKLAVVADDGITQFVVLSDGSYFGEISILAIKGSKAGNRRTANIRSIGYSDLFCLSKDDLMEALTEYPDAKALLEEKGRQILMKDGLLDLEVAAQGPDPKEIEEKVEKMTSTLDVLQTRYARLLAEHEATHSKLKHRVTRLERKLVPPPRADQPGDAPPPSTPEPQTTKEEEEKK